One Buteo buteo chromosome 5, bButBut1.hap1.1, whole genome shotgun sequence DNA window includes the following coding sequences:
- the WRAP73 gene encoding WD repeat-containing protein WRAP73 isoform X2, which yields MNFSELFKLSGLLGRFSPDGKCLASCVQYRLVVRDVNTLQILQLYTCLDQIQYIEWSSDSLFILCAMYKRGIVQVWSLEQPDWHCKIDEGSAGLVASCWSPDGRHILNTTEFHLRITVWSLCTKSVSYIKYPKACQQGIAFTKDGRYMAVAERRDCKDFISIFVCSDWQLLRHFDTETQDLFGIEWAPNGCVLAVWDTCLEYKVLLYSLDGRLLSTYRAYEWSLGVKSIAWSPSSQFLAIGSYDEKVRILNHVTWKKITEFEHPATIANTKTIVYKEVEKSPSVETERLSFPPTRALASSLFSTESKYDISQVPVSLQYIKPVADRANPKMGIGMLAFSPDNCFLATKNDNIPNAVWIWDIQKLKLFVVLEQLCAIQSFQWDPRQPRLAVCTGNSKVYLWSPAGCVSVQVPMEGAAISWGYAALHR from the exons ATGAACTTCTCGGAGCTATTTAAGCTCTCCGGCCTCCTCGGCAGGTTCTCCCCGGACGGCAAGTGCCTG GCTTCGTGCGTGCAGTACCGTTTGGTGGTTCGGGACGTGAATACCCTCCAGATCCTCCAGCTGTACACTTGCCTGGATCAGATCCAGTATATAGAATGGTCGTCTGATTCTCTGTTCATATTATGTGCCATGTACAAGCGCGGGATTGTTCAG GTCTGGTCCTTGGAGCAGCCAGACTGGCACTGTAAGATAGACGAGGGGTCAGCAGGGTTGGTGGCTTCATGCTGGAGTCCGGATGGTCGTCACATTCTCAATACAACTGAGTTCCAT CTGCGGATAACTGTGTGGTCCTTGTGTACAAAATCTGTATCTTACATCAAGTATCCCAAAGCTTGTCAGCAGG GGATAGCTTTCACTAAGGATGGCCGCTATATGGCAGTAGCAGAAAGACGTGACTGCAAAGACTTCATTAGCATCTTTGTATGCAGCGACTGGCAGCTACTGAGA CATTTTGACACTGAAACGCAAGATCTGTTTGGGATTGAATGGGCTCCTAATGGCTGTGTTCTGGCAGTGTGGGATACGTGTCTGGAG TATAAAGTATTGCTGTATTCCCTCGATGGCAGACTGCTATCCACGTATCGGGCTTACGAATGGTCACTAGGCGTAAAATCAATCGCCTGGAGTCCCAGCAGTCAATTCTTGGCAATTGGCAGCTATGATGAAAAG GTGCGTATCTTGAACCATGTAACTTGGAAGAAGATCACAGAGTTTGAGCATCCAGCAACCATTGCTAATACCAAGACT ATTGTGTATAAAGAAGTGGAGAAATCCCCATCTGTTGAAACAGAGAGACTTTCTTTCCCTCCAACAAGAGCATTGGCTAGTTCTCTCTTCAGCACAGAAAGTAAAT ATGACATTTCCCAGGTGCCAGTTTCTTTACAGTATATCAAACCAGTTGCTGACAGGGCCAATCCCAAAATGGGAATTGGGATGTTGGCATTCAGTCCAGATAACTGTTTCCTGGCAACCAAAAATG ATAACATTCCTAACGCTGTCTGGATTTGGGACATTCAAAAGCTGAAACTGTTTGTAGTCTTAGAGCAGCTGTGTGCGATCCAATCTTTCCAGTGGGATCCACGACAACCTCGACTTGCTGTATGTACAGGAAACAGCAAAGTCTACTTATGGTCCCCAGCTGGCTGTGTGTCAGTGCAGGTTCCAATGGAAG GAGCGGCAATATCATGGGGGTACGCAGCTCTGCACCG GTGA
- the WRAP73 gene encoding WD repeat-containing protein WRAP73 isoform X3 — protein MNFSELFKLSGLLGRFSPDGKCLASCVQYRLVVRDVNTLQILQLYTCLDQIQYIEWSSDSLFILCAMYKRGIVQLRITVWSLCTKSVSYIKYPKACQQGIAFTKDGRYMAVAERRDCKDFISIFVCSDWQLLRHFDTETQDLFGIEWAPNGCVLAVWDTCLEYKVLLYSLDGRLLSTYRAYEWSLGVKSIAWSPSSQFLAIGSYDEKVRILNHVTWKKITEFEHPATIANTKTIVYKEVEKSPSVETERLSFPPTRALASSLFSTESKYDISQVPVSLQYIKPVADRANPKMGIGMLAFSPDNCFLATKNDNIPNAVWIWDIQKLKLFVVLEQLCAIQSFQWDPRQPRLAVCTGNSKVYLWSPAGCVSVQVPMEGDFQIVSLSWHSSGDSMALLSKDNFCLCYLEREEVK, from the exons ATGAACTTCTCGGAGCTATTTAAGCTCTCCGGCCTCCTCGGCAGGTTCTCCCCGGACGGCAAGTGCCTG GCTTCGTGCGTGCAGTACCGTTTGGTGGTTCGGGACGTGAATACCCTCCAGATCCTCCAGCTGTACACTTGCCTGGATCAGATCCAGTATATAGAATGGTCGTCTGATTCTCTGTTCATATTATGTGCCATGTACAAGCGCGGGATTGTTCAG CTGCGGATAACTGTGTGGTCCTTGTGTACAAAATCTGTATCTTACATCAAGTATCCCAAAGCTTGTCAGCAGG GGATAGCTTTCACTAAGGATGGCCGCTATATGGCAGTAGCAGAAAGACGTGACTGCAAAGACTTCATTAGCATCTTTGTATGCAGCGACTGGCAGCTACTGAGA CATTTTGACACTGAAACGCAAGATCTGTTTGGGATTGAATGGGCTCCTAATGGCTGTGTTCTGGCAGTGTGGGATACGTGTCTGGAG TATAAAGTATTGCTGTATTCCCTCGATGGCAGACTGCTATCCACGTATCGGGCTTACGAATGGTCACTAGGCGTAAAATCAATCGCCTGGAGTCCCAGCAGTCAATTCTTGGCAATTGGCAGCTATGATGAAAAG GTGCGTATCTTGAACCATGTAACTTGGAAGAAGATCACAGAGTTTGAGCATCCAGCAACCATTGCTAATACCAAGACT ATTGTGTATAAAGAAGTGGAGAAATCCCCATCTGTTGAAACAGAGAGACTTTCTTTCCCTCCAACAAGAGCATTGGCTAGTTCTCTCTTCAGCACAGAAAGTAAAT ATGACATTTCCCAGGTGCCAGTTTCTTTACAGTATATCAAACCAGTTGCTGACAGGGCCAATCCCAAAATGGGAATTGGGATGTTGGCATTCAGTCCAGATAACTGTTTCCTGGCAACCAAAAATG ATAACATTCCTAACGCTGTCTGGATTTGGGACATTCAAAAGCTGAAACTGTTTGTAGTCTTAGAGCAGCTGTGTGCGATCCAATCTTTCCAGTGGGATCCACGACAACCTCGACTTGCTGTATGTACAGGAAACAGCAAAGTCTACTTATGGTCCCCAGCTGGCTGTGTGTCAGTGCAGGTTCCAATGGAAG GTGACTTCCAGATTGTGTCTCTCTCCTGGCATTCTAGTGGAGACTCTATGGCGCTTCTGAGCAAGGACAACTTTTGTTTGTGTTACTTAGAAAGAGAAGAGGTGAAATAA
- the WRAP73 gene encoding WD repeat-containing protein WRAP73 isoform X1, whose translation MNFSELFKLSGLLGRFSPDGKCLASCVQYRLVVRDVNTLQILQLYTCLDQIQYIEWSSDSLFILCAMYKRGIVQVWSLEQPDWHCKIDEGSAGLVASCWSPDGRHILNTTEFHLRITVWSLCTKSVSYIKYPKACQQGIAFTKDGRYMAVAERRDCKDFISIFVCSDWQLLRHFDTETQDLFGIEWAPNGCVLAVWDTCLEYKVLLYSLDGRLLSTYRAYEWSLGVKSIAWSPSSQFLAIGSYDEKVRILNHVTWKKITEFEHPATIANTKTIVYKEVEKSPSVETERLSFPPTRALASSLFSTESKYDISQVPVSLQYIKPVADRANPKMGIGMLAFSPDNCFLATKNDNIPNAVWIWDIQKLKLFVVLEQLCAIQSFQWDPRQPRLAVCTGNSKVYLWSPAGCVSVQVPMEGDFQIVSLSWHSSGDSMALLSKDNFCLCYLEREEVK comes from the exons ATGAACTTCTCGGAGCTATTTAAGCTCTCCGGCCTCCTCGGCAGGTTCTCCCCGGACGGCAAGTGCCTG GCTTCGTGCGTGCAGTACCGTTTGGTGGTTCGGGACGTGAATACCCTCCAGATCCTCCAGCTGTACACTTGCCTGGATCAGATCCAGTATATAGAATGGTCGTCTGATTCTCTGTTCATATTATGTGCCATGTACAAGCGCGGGATTGTTCAG GTCTGGTCCTTGGAGCAGCCAGACTGGCACTGTAAGATAGACGAGGGGTCAGCAGGGTTGGTGGCTTCATGCTGGAGTCCGGATGGTCGTCACATTCTCAATACAACTGAGTTCCAT CTGCGGATAACTGTGTGGTCCTTGTGTACAAAATCTGTATCTTACATCAAGTATCCCAAAGCTTGTCAGCAGG GGATAGCTTTCACTAAGGATGGCCGCTATATGGCAGTAGCAGAAAGACGTGACTGCAAAGACTTCATTAGCATCTTTGTATGCAGCGACTGGCAGCTACTGAGA CATTTTGACACTGAAACGCAAGATCTGTTTGGGATTGAATGGGCTCCTAATGGCTGTGTTCTGGCAGTGTGGGATACGTGTCTGGAG TATAAAGTATTGCTGTATTCCCTCGATGGCAGACTGCTATCCACGTATCGGGCTTACGAATGGTCACTAGGCGTAAAATCAATCGCCTGGAGTCCCAGCAGTCAATTCTTGGCAATTGGCAGCTATGATGAAAAG GTGCGTATCTTGAACCATGTAACTTGGAAGAAGATCACAGAGTTTGAGCATCCAGCAACCATTGCTAATACCAAGACT ATTGTGTATAAAGAAGTGGAGAAATCCCCATCTGTTGAAACAGAGAGACTTTCTTTCCCTCCAACAAGAGCATTGGCTAGTTCTCTCTTCAGCACAGAAAGTAAAT ATGACATTTCCCAGGTGCCAGTTTCTTTACAGTATATCAAACCAGTTGCTGACAGGGCCAATCCCAAAATGGGAATTGGGATGTTGGCATTCAGTCCAGATAACTGTTTCCTGGCAACCAAAAATG ATAACATTCCTAACGCTGTCTGGATTTGGGACATTCAAAAGCTGAAACTGTTTGTAGTCTTAGAGCAGCTGTGTGCGATCCAATCTTTCCAGTGGGATCCACGACAACCTCGACTTGCTGTATGTACAGGAAACAGCAAAGTCTACTTATGGTCCCCAGCTGGCTGTGTGTCAGTGCAGGTTCCAATGGAAG GTGACTTCCAGATTGTGTCTCTCTCCTGGCATTCTAGTGGAGACTCTATGGCGCTTCTGAGCAAGGACAACTTTTGTTTGTGTTACTTAGAAAGAGAAGAGGTGAAATAA